The genomic segment ATCACATGGTGACGATGGCTCACTGATGCGTCCGTAACGGTCGAGGGGGACCGAATCGGACGGAATACCGACGAACACACACTCGACGTGTGTGCGGGGGGAATGACTCATGACGTCGACGCCGACGGGCGCCCGGCACAACCACGACCCGTCCGAGACGACCCGACCCAAGGTGCCGTCGCACCGGACCGGAGCATTTCGCAAGCTCAAGAAGACACTTCCGAGATACGACTACGAGCACTACAGCCGACTGGCGGGGCCGCTCACGCAGCCCGACCCGACCAAGCCCTACAAGGTGCAGTACCGCTCGCTGATCTCCCAGGAGCCGCACCGCCTGAGGGTCGCCCTGATGCTGGCCGCCGCGCCGCTGCTCTCCCTGGTCCTGCTCGGCTGGCTGCTGCAGCAGGAGCACTGGACCAAGCGCGACTACGTCGAGTACGCGTTCCTGCCCGCCCTCGACCTGGTCATGCTGGTCTCGATCGGCCTGATCGAGTTCTTCCGCTGCATGAACGTGCTGTCGAACGCGCATGCCACCCTGGTCGCCCGCGACCCGATCCCGGTGGTGCCCGAGACCGGCACCAGAGTCGCCTTCCTCACCTCCTTCGTGCCCGGCAAGGAACCGCTGGAGATGGTGACGAAGACCCTGGAGGCCGCGGTCAGGCTCCGCCACCGCGGGCTTCTGCACGTGTGGCTGCTCGACGAGGGCGACGACGCGGACGTGAAGGCGGTCTGCGCGCGCCTGGGCGTGCACCACTTCTCCCGCAAGGGGATCGTGAAGTGGAACCAGCCGAAGGGCCCGCACCGCGCCAAGACCAAGCACGGCAACTACAACGCCTGGCTGGACGCGCACGGTGACGACTACGACTTCTTCGCCTCGGTCGACACCGACCACATCCCGCTCCCCAACTACCTGGAGCGGATGCTCGGTTTCTTCCGCGACCCGAACATCGGCTTCGTCATCGGCCCGCAGGTGTACGGCAACTACGACAACTTCGTCACCAAGGCCGCCGAGTCCCAGCAGTTCCTGTTCCACGCGCTGATCCAGCGCGCCGGCAACAAGTACGGCTCCCCCATGTTCGTCGGCACCTCCAACGCCGTACGGATCAAGGCGCTCAAGCAGATCGGCGGGCTGTACGACTCGATCACCGAGGACATGGCCACCGGCTTCGAGATCCACCGCCACAAGAACCCGGCGACGGGCAAGAAGTGGCGCTCGGTGTACACACCGGACGTGCTCGCGGTGGGTGAGGGGCCCAGCGCCTGGACGGACTTCTTCACCCAGCAGATGCGCTGGTCGCGCGGGACGTACGAGACGATCCTCAAGCAGTACTGGAAGGGCTGGTACTCGCTGCCGCCGAGCAAGCTCTTCAACTACACGATGATGATCATCTTCTACCCGATGTCCGCCCTCAACTGGATTCTCGCGGCGCTGAGTTGTGCGCTGTTCCTGGGCCTGGGCGCCTCGGGTGTGAACATCGATCCGACCGTGTGGCTGATGCTCTACGGCAACGCCTCGGCGCTCCAGATAGGCCTGTACGTCTGGAACCGCCGGCACAACGTCTCCCCGCACGAGCCGGAGGGCTCCGGCGGTGTGGCCGGCATGGTGATGTCCGCGCTGTCCGCGCCGCTCTACGCCAAGGCGCTGATCGACTCGGCCCTGCGCCGCAAGAGCAAGTTCGTGGTCACGCCCAAGGGGGACTCGGCGAGCCCTGACAGGTGGTTCGGCACCTTCCGGTACCACTGGTACTTCATCGTCATCTTCGGGGCCTCGATCACCGCCGGGTTCGTCCTCGGCAACGCGCACCCCGCGATGATCATCTGGGCCACCTTCGCCATGATGATCACCGCCCTCCCCATCTTCGTCTGGCGCTACATGCTGCGGCAGGACAGGAAGAAGGCCGCCGCCGCGGCCGAACTGCAAGGGTCCATGGTGGCACCGCCCGAGGCGGCTCCCGCGCCCTTCGCGCCACCCCACGCACCGCACGCCCCCCACGCGCCGCACGCTCCCCAGCACAAGCCGAGCTGGGCGGCGTCCGGGTCGGGCGGCGGGGGTAGCGACCAGACCATGCAGATCGCCCTGGGCGGACTGGGGGGACGTAAGGAATGAAGGACCGTGCAGGCCGCCGCCGCGCCCGTCGCCTCGCGATCGGCGGGGCGGTGGTCCTCGCGCTCGCCGGGATGAACGGGCCGTGGGTGTACCGCTTCAGCACCGAGAAGTACCACGACTACAAGATCAACAGACCCGAGTACAAGGCCGACAACGGGCACTGGAAGGTCGTGGAGTTCCCGGAGGAGTACCGGCAGAACACGATCCACGCCGCACTCCTGCACACCGGCAAGATCCTGCTGATCGCGGGTTCCGGCAACGACGCCGACAACTTCGACGCGAAGAAGTTCGACACCCGCGTCTGGGACCCGGTCAAGCAGACGATCAAGCGCGTGCCGACCCCGGCCGACCTGTTCTGCACCGGGCACACCCAGCTGTCCAACGGCAATCTGCTCATCGCGGGCGGCACCAAGCGCTACGAGAAGCTGAAGGGTGACGTCACCAAGGCCGGCGGCCTGATGATCATCCACAACGAGAACCCCGACAAGGGGATGCGGATCAAGGCGGGGACCAGGTTCGTCGGCAAGGCGAACGGCAAGACGTTCGTCCTCAAGGACACCGTCGACATCGAGAAGGCCGTCAAGACCTTCGACCCGGACACCGGGAAGTTCACCGGCAACAAGCCGGGGATCGCCCGCGCCTATGTCGAGGCCGAGCGGCGCGGCAAGAAGTACGAGACGGGGACGGAGGACAACTACAAGGTCGCGGGCCTGAAGGGCGAGGACGCGCGGAACACGTACGGCATCGCGCAGAAGCTCGCCCTCGACAAGAAGGACTTCCAAGGGATCAAGGACGCCTACGAGTTCGACCCGGTCGCCGAGAAGTACATCAAGGTCGACCCGATGAACGAGGCGCGCTGGTACCCGACGCTGACCACCCTCACCGACGGTACGGTCCTCAGCCTGTCCGGGCTCGACGAGATCGGTCAGCTGGTCCCGGGCAAGAACGAGATCTACGACCCCGAGACCAGGAAGTGGACGTACACCAAGGGCGTCCAGCAGTTCCCGACGTACCCGGCGATCTCCCTGATGCAGAACGGCAAGCTGTTCTACTCGGGCGCGAACGCGGGGTACGGGCCGGACGACATCGGGCGTGTCCCCGGTGTCTGGGACCTGAAGACCAACAAGTTCACCAGGATTCCCGGGATGAGCGACGGCAAGCTGCTCGAAACCGCCGGGACGGTGCTGTTGCCTCCGGCGCAGGACGAGAAGTACATGGTCATCGGGGGTGGCGGGGTCGGCGAGTCGGAGCGGTCCAGCAAGAAGACCCGGCTGATCGATCTGCTGGCCGACGAGCCGAGGTTCGTGGACGGGCCGGAACTGGCCAGGGGCACACGGTATCCGCAGGCCTCGATCCTGCCCGACGACACGGTCCTCATCTCCGGCGGCTCCGAGGACTATCGCGGGCGCGGCGACTCCAACATCCTTCAGGCGCGGCTGTACGACGCGAAGACCGGGACGATGCGGCGGGTGGCCGACCCGCTGGTGGGCCGGAACTACCACTCCGGGTCGATCCTCTTGCCGGACGGGCGGGTCGTCTTCTTCGGGTCGGACTCCCTGTACTCCGACAAGGCCAACACCAAGCCGGGGGAGTTCGAGCAGCGGATCGAGATCTACACGCCGCCGTATCTCTTCCAGGACGCGCGGCCGACGTTGTCGGGCGGGCCGAAGACGGTCGCGCGGGGCGGGAAGGCGACGTTCGGGACGCGGCACGGGTCGTCGGTCAGGTCGGCGCGGCTGATCCGGCCGAGTGCGTCGACGCATGTGACGGATGTGGACCAGAAGTCGATCGAGGTGGACTTCGAGGTCACCGGGGACGAGATCACGGTGACCGTGCCGAAGAACCGGAATCTGGTGCAGTCGGGCTGGTACATGCTGTTCGTGACGGACGACGCCGGGACGCCCAGTGAGGCGCGGTGGGTGAAGGTCCCATAGGGGGTAAGAGCTGCTTGCCAAGGAGTGCGTGCGAGGTCGGATGAGCTCGATCGTGTGATGGTCGGTTTCCGGCTCGCGGTGTCCTGGGCCGTTCGGGTTGGCGTGATCGTGCGACCTGGGACGCCGAGTACGGCGTCAGCGTGCGGGGCCCCTGTTCCACCGGTGTGATGGTTCAGGGCCTCCCCCACGCCTCTGGCTGTACCTCAACGATGTGAGGGCTGCTGGGCTCGGTGTGGGTGCCGGGCACCCGGGGTGGCGGGCGACAGGAGCGTTCCGGCCGACGGTGGCTTCGGGGCCCCCGGCGGCAGGACCGCTCCGGTCCGCGGTGGGTCCCGCGTCCCCGACGGCCCCGGTGCCGCGGCTCAGCTCTGGACCGCCATCGCGATGCCGAAGGCGATCATGACCGTGCCCGCGGTGGCGTCGACGGAGCGGCGGACCGAGCGGCGCCTCATCCAGGTGCGCAGGCCGTGGGCGCCGAGGCTGATCAGGCCGTACCAGATCACCGCCTCCACCGCGTTGACCGCGGCCAGGGCGGTGCCCATGAGCGCGGGGGACACACCGGCGGGGATGAACTGCGGGATCGTGGCGCCGTAGAAGACACCGACCTTGGGGTTGGCCAGGTTGTTGAGCATGCCGCGGCCGAAGGAGCGCCACAGCGAGGCGGCCTCCGGTTCGAGGTCGGCGTCGCCCTCCTTGGCCGCGCCGATGGCCCGGGCCGAGCGCCACAGCCCGATGCCGAGCCAGACCATGTACGCGGCGCCGACGATCCGGAACACGGTGTACGCCGTCTCGGAGGCGGCCAGCAGCGCTCCGACGCCCACCGCGATCGCCGCGCCCCACATGACGGCGCCGACGCCCACCCCCACGCCGGTGATGAACCCGTGGAGCCGGCCGCGCGCGACGGTGTTGCGGATGACCAGCGCGGTGTCCACGCCCGGCATGACCACCAGCAGGGCGGACACCAGGGCGAATGAGACCAGTGCCTGGAGGACTGACACGTTCACACTCCTGACTTCTCGGCCGCGATGGCGGCCAGGGGGATTCCGTCGCGCGTGAGGCCGCGCAGCCAGTTGCGGTAGAGGATCCGCCCGGGTTCCCGCCAGTTCTCCACCGGGGCGGCGGACGGGTCGTCGTCCGGGAAGTAGTTGACCGGGAGGGCTATGTCCTCTCCCTTGGTCCGGTCGCGGCGGAACTGCCGCAGCAGGGTGTCGGGGTCGTACTCCGGGTGCCCGGAGACGTACAGCTCCCGCCCGTCCCGGCCGACCGCGATGTGCACCCCGGACTCGGGCGACTCGACCAGGATCCGCAGCTCCTCGGTCTTCTCGAAGTCGGCGCGGAGGTTTTCGGTGTGGCGCGACTGCGGCACCGCGACGACCGGCTCGAAGTCCGCCAGGAGCGGGGAGGAGGGGTCGGTGAGCCGGTGCGGGAAGTTCCCGAACAGCTTGGCGGGCAGCTCGTACTTGGGGATGCCGTACCGGTGGTACAGCGCGGCCTGGGCGCCCCAGCAGACGTACTGCGCGGAGGTGACGTTCTCCTGCGCCCAGTCCATGATTCCGCGCAGCTCGTCCCAGTACGTCACCTGCTCGAAGGGGAGCAGCTCGACGGCGGCGCCGGTCACGATCAGCGCGTCGAAACGGCGGTCTGCGACCTCCTCGTGCGTCAGGTAGTGCTCCTTCAGGTACGCCTCGGGTGTGCTCTTGGAGACGTGGTCCCGGGGCCGCAGGAAGGTGACGCGTACGGGGAGTCCGGCGCCGGACAGCAGACGCAGCAGCTGGGTCTCGGTGACCGGCTTGTCCGGCATCAGGTTGAGGATCGCGAGTTCGACGGCCGGGGTCGTGGTGCCGGCCGCGCGGGGTTCGACGGCGACCGTGATGCCTTCCTCGGCGAGCTGGTCGACGGCGTCGATCCGGGTGTGGACGATGAGGGTCACTGCGCAGGACTCCTGGGGGTCTCGGGCTCGGTCACGGCGGCGAGTTCGGCCAGTACGGCGGTGGCGCACCGGTCGGCGTCCGCCAGCGCGCGGTTGCGGCCTCCGGGGGAGGGCACGTAGTGGTTGTAGAAGGTGGCCCCCTCGCAGAGCGGGCCGAGGACGCGGACCTTCCGGTCGGGCAGGCCGTCGGCGGTGACGGGATGCTGGTCCGCCGTGATGTCGACGCCACGGCTGCTGCGGGCGCCGGGGCGGTGCCGGCGGATACGCCCGCTCGCCACGAGGTCCGCCAGCAGCGGGCTGCCGGTCGCCTCCACGTCGGGCTGTCCCGAGGTGGCGTACGCCAGCCAGTCGGCCGGTGCGCTGTGGGCGGTGCCGAGGCGGGTGGAGGAGATCCGCCACGCCGCCTGGTCCCACTCGACGCGCGGCGCGGGCCCGAAGGGAACGCTGACGATCCCGGCGTCCAGCAGGGCGAGGAGCTCGTCGTGGCGGTCGAGCTGGGGGCCGGTCACCGAGCGGTTGAGGGTGGCGGTGAAGGAGCCGTAGAACTCGTCGTGGGAGTTCTCGTCCAGGCCGCCGAAGTCGACGGCGTACCGGACGACGTCGCGCAGGTCGCGCAGGACTTCGAGGCCGGCCTTGGTGGGGCTGCCCTCCAGGCCGAGCCGTGCCTCCACCAGGTCCGACCGCAGCCGCTCCTCGTACCACTTCCGGTAGGCGTCGGCGGAGTCGAACTCGGCGCTGTCCGGGAAGAGCAGTTCCTGCGGGTCGAAGTGCCCGAACCGCTCGGCGTGTTCCACGTCCAGGGCGCCCAGCTCGGCGTCCAGGCTTCCCTCGTCCGCCGCCGTGCGGAGCCTCGCCGTCAGGGTGTGCTCGGCGTCGGTTCCCCGGGCGAGGGCGGCGCCGCGGCGGTGGAAGGCGATGCGCATCTCGGTGCGGATCAGGGGGAGCAGGTCGCCGTGCAGGTCGAGGGCGCGGTCGTCCCGGGCGGAGCGGAGGCGGTCGAGGGCCTGATGTGTGAGCACCACCGGCTCGTACGGGCCGCCGGTGCGGTTGGTGGCGGGCCTGGCCCGGAAGGGGATGCCGGTCCGGGAGAACAGCAGGATGCGCGGTTCCCGTCCGCTGGGCAGGTAGCGCAGGCCGTCGTCGATCGCCTCGTACCGGCCGCCCCGGCCGAGGGTGAGCGAGGCGAGGACGTCCATGGCCGACAGGCCGGTGCCGCCGAGGGCCACGGTCTGGCCGGCGGTGACGTCCGCGAAGGCCTCGGCGGGCGGGTAGATCTCGTGGATACGACGGGACGCCCCCGGCGCCTCGGGGTCGGGGGCGGCCGGCGGGGTGTGGCCGGTGGTGAGGAAGACCGTGTCCACCCGCAGGGTCTCGCCGGTGTCCAGGGTGATCTGCCGTGAGTCGTCCGGACCGTCGGTCAGGCTGGTCGCCGCGGCGCGGTGGAGCCGTATCTCCACGTTCTCGGGGACCCGGTCGAGGAGGCGGCGCAGGAACCAGTCGAGGTACTCGCCGAGCACCCGCCGGGGCAGGTAGTCGTCCGGCCGCACCGGGCGGCCTTCGGCGCCGAGCGCGTAGCCGTCCTCGGCCACCTTCAGGCCCCGGGCGGTCACCCATTCATAGAGGTTGGGGCCCTGGTCGCCGACGGCCGTGCCCACCGTCGCCTCCTCGGGGAAGAGGCTCACCTGCGCGCAGACGGTGTTGAGCAGCAGGTGGTCGGGCTGGTCCACGGCGTGGATGCCGACGCCGGTGCCGTCCGGGTCCACCACCTCGATCACGAGCCGGCGGCCCGCCCAGTCGGGGCGCGCGGCGAGGGTGACGAGGCGTTCGAGGACGCCGATGCCCCGGGAGCCCAGGCCGATGATCCCGACGGTGCCGGCGGCCCGCGTCCGCTGGAGAGAGGTCGTCACCACCGCTCGGTCTCCCCGAAGAAGTCGGCGATGGCGGTGACGCGGCCCGACTCGGCGGCGACGCGGTGCACTTCGAGGCCCACGGCGAGGTCCAGGACGCCCAGGCCGAAGGGGGAGAAGACGACCGGCTTGTCCGTGCCGACCGTGACCTCCGCGTTGATCACCTCGGCGAGGGTGCCGGTGATGAAGTCCCGGTTGCCGTACTTCTGTTCGGCCAGGTGGGGGGAGGTGTCGGCCTTCAGGCAGTGGTCGACGTCGTCCAGCACGTTGTAGGAGCCGACGATGAGCTCGGGGCCGATGTCCCGCAGGGAGATGTTGAGGACGATCTGCCCGGGGGCGAAGGCGTCGGGTTCGAGGACGTACGGCTCTCCGGCCGTGGTCGCGAAGACGACCAGGTCGGCGCCGGAGACGGCCTCCTGGAGGGTGTCGGCGTAGGACGCCGGGTACTCCAGCCGCTCGGTGGCGTGGGCGGCCAGGGCCGTGCCGTACTCCCGGCTCAGGTCGTGCACCGCGACGTGCTCGAACGCCCACTGCTCGGCGTGGAAGAACTCCAGGATGTTGCGGGCGATGATGCCCGCGCCCACGACGGCGAGCCTGCCGCCCCGGCGCTCCCCGGTGAGGACGTTCGCCGCGAGGACGGCCGACGCGGCGGTGCGGGCGGCGCTGATCTGCGAGGCCTCCAGGAGCGCGAACGGGTAGCCGGTCTCGGCGTCGTTCAGGACGAGCGTGGCCGAGGCGCGGGGGATGCCGCGCTGGATGTTGGCCGGGAAGCTCGCGATCCACTTGATGCCGGCGACCTCGCGCTCGCCGTCGAGGTAGGCGGGCAGGGCGATGATGCGGTCCGCCGGCTTCTCGGGGAAGCGGAGGAAGTAGCTGTCCGGGTTCACGGAACGTCCGGCGTGGTGGGCGAGGTACGTGTCCCGCACGACCCGGACGATGTCCCGGCGGCTGTCCCGGACGATGTCCTGGACGGTACGGCCGCCGACAACATCAAATTCGAACATGGTGACTCCTTCAACTCCTGTACGGGATGCGCGGTGGGGCGGGGACGGCATGGGCGTCCGGGTCAGTCGTCGGCGGCGCCGAAGCGCTCGCCGACCCAGTCGTCGTCGTAGATCGTGTCGAGGTAGCGCTCGCCGAGGTCCGGGCTGATGGCGACCACGGACGCGCCCTCGGGGATGTCGTGGCGTCTGGCCGCGACCGCGGCGAGCACCGAGCCGGTGGAGCCGCCGGCGAGGATCCCCCGCCGGGTCGCGAGCTGCCGGCACATGCGCACCGCCTCGGACTCCGGCACCATGACGACCTCGTCGACGAGCCCGTCACGGAAGATCTCCGGGCGCCGGCTCGTGCCCAGGCCGGGGATGTGCCGGCGGGCGGGGGCAGAGCCGAAGGTGACCGAGCCGACCGCGTCGACCGCGACGATGCGGGTCCCGGGCGAGTACTCGCGGAAGTACTCGGCGCAGCCCATGAGGGTGCCGGTGGTGCCGGCGCCGACGAAGAGGATGTCGACCTGCTGCTCCTTGAGCAGGGCCGGGGCGGTGCGCCGGTAGTGGGCACGCGGATTGGCCTCGTTGGCGTACTGGTTGGGCCACACCAGGCCGGGGTCCTCGCGCAGCCGGGCGTGGATGTGGTCGATACGGGACTGGAGAAAGCCGCCGTTGGCGTCCCGGTGGTCGACGATGACGACCTCGGCGCCGTACGCCCGCATCAGACGGACGCTCATGGTCGCGGTGTTGGGGTCCGCGACACAGGTGAACCGGTAGCCGCGGGCCGCGCAGACCGAGCTCAGCGCGATGCCGAGGTTGCCGGAGGACGACTCGATGACCCGGCCGCCGGGCTGGAGCACGCCACGGCGCTCCAGGTCCTCCAACAGGCCCACGGCCGCCTTCAGTTTGATGGACCCCGCGGGATTGAGGCCCTCGATCTTGAGCGTGAGGTCGACGCCGGGGACGAAACCGCCCAGGTCGAGGAATAGGTCGTCGAGGACCAGGTCGTACGCATTGCGGAAGATCATCGATCACCTTCGGAAACGAGTTGAACGTGACGGAGGTGGTACGAGTGGCGCGGTGTCGGCGGCGGCATCGGCGACGACAGGCGCAAGAAAGACAGGGGCATGCCAAAGGGGGCATGCCAAAGGTGCGGGCATGGCCGTTTCAGGACATGCCACGGACGAGATCCGGAATACGCCGAAAGGGTTTACTCACCCTGTCCGGCCGAATTCAGGAGAATGCGGCCTCAGCCGTGGAAAGCGCCCGGCGCACCGACGAGTTGCCCGGCACGACAGCGCAGGAGGCGCGCCCGACAGCCCCCGGGTGGACACGGAACGGTCCGGGCGTCGACGGAAGGGCCTTCCCGGATGCGGTGGGTCGCCGGCTTCGAGCGGCGCGTCGCGTGGACTGCGCCGTGGCGGTGACGAGACCGCTCCTCGCGGTGTGAATACAGCCGACTCCGGTCACGGAGACGGAAGTTGGCCCGGCCGGACGGCGGGGCGTCGGCAAGCGGTAAGTGGTCGTCCGTCTGCTCGCGGACCGAAACCCCCGATGGCCCGGAACGACTTTCCCTCGGTGCGGCGACCGCACGCGTGACGTACACGCCTTTCCCCTTCCCCCGTTGATGGCAACCGTGTTGCCCGTGCGTCACGAACGGCCGACGTGGCGGCAGTCCGTGATCTTGAGGAAACTTTAGCCCACGATCCGTGACCGGTCTATGACAATGGGATTAAGGGCTCGCGTAGATAGGGCTATGCCCAAGTGCGTCTGACGGTCAGTCGGACGCTTTGGCCAATTCCAGCGCGTATTCCGGCCACCACTCCCCGGCCTTCGGTCCGCCCTTGCACTCCCCGTCCGATTCCCCCGGCCGCTTCACCCACAGATACGCGTCCACCAGGGAATCCCCGGTCTTCTTCGTCGGCGTCTCCCCCAGTGCCCGCCCCGGCGGGTTGCACCACCGTTCGTCCTCGTCACCCTCGGTCCAGGGGCCGTTGCCGTTGCGGCTGGTGTCGATGACGAACGGCTTGTCGCCGATCTTCGAGGAGAGCTGCTTGCCGTACGCGACGGAGTCCTCGGTGGTGTAGAAGTTCGAGACGTTGACGGCGAAGCCGTCCGCCTGTTCGACGCCGGCCCACTTGAGGGGGTCGTAGATCTGCTCGGGGTCGCCCCAGCCGGCGTTGCCCGCGTCCAGGTACACCTTCGTGTTCTTCAGCGCGCCGAGCGTCTCGATCGCGCCCTTGAGCAGGTCGTACCGCTCCTCGTGGAACTCCTCCGGGGTGCAGCCGTCCACCACGTGGAGCACCGCGTCGGGCTCCAGGACGATCGTGGCCGGGCGGTCTCCGACCCCCTTGGCCACGCCGTCGATCCACGCCCGGTACGCGTCGCCGTCGGCCGCGCCACCGCCGGAGTACTGGCCGCAGTCGCGGTGCGGGATGTTGTAGAGGACGAGGACGGCGTCCCGGTCGGCCTTCTCCGCGGCCTCGGTGAAGCCCCTGGCCTCCCGCTCCGGGTTCTCCGGGCCGATCCACTCGCCGGTCGGCTGCTCGGCGATCCTGCGGATCAGCTGGGCGTCCTTGTCCTTGCCCGCCTTCTCGTAGGCGGCGACCTGTGCCGCCGCGTTCCCCTCCGGGTTGACCCAGAACGGGTCCGTGCCGCTCGGCTGTTGGGTGATGCCGGAACCGGCGGACCGGCCCTCCTCACCATCACCGCCGTCTCCCCCGAAACAGCCGGCGAGCAATAACGCCACCCCTCCCACCGCCACGGACGCCCGAACCCCGGCCCCCCTACTGCCGTACATCCAACTCCCCCTTGGGTGCACCGTGTCGTAAGCCCCAATCCTGACATAAGTCCCGCCTCGCCCACGAGGTCGTTGCCTCCTTGGCCGAGAAGCTGCTACGGCGGCTCCGCGAACGGGGTCGAGGAGCCCTCCGTGACGCCTCCCCGGGGCGCCTCTCGGCCCCGAAGCCGCGCCGGGAGCTTCCCTCGCCGCCTTCAGCAGGGTCGATGACATGGAGTCACGCCCTGTCGACTTGGCGTCAAACAGCCTCTAGCCGGTAGCTCCCGCACGCCCTAGAGTCGCTGACGAACGGCCCCGGCCCCCCCGGCCTCTCGCGCCCTGCCGTGCACGTCCGCGCCCTTCCGCGCACTTCCGTGCACTTCGCGCTCCAAGACCTCCCGCGTCGGCGCCGGGTTACTCCCGCAGCCCGAGCACCCGCGGTAGAGGACCGGCCCGGTCGGCGGCCCCGGGGGGAGCGGGTCGCCGACCGGGCCAGGTGCGTCCTCCGTCCGGACACCGAAGGCCGGGCGCTCGGGGACCTGTTCGGGGCGGGGGACCTGTTCGGGGCGGGGGACCTGTTCGGGGCGGAGGCCCTGTTCGGGGCGGAGGCCCTGTTCGGGGCGGGGGGCCTGTTCGAGGCGGGGGCCCTGTTCGGCTCGGGAACCCGCTCGGCGCGGGGGCTCGTTCCGCTCAGGGACCGCTCGGCTCAGGGACCGCTCGGCTCAGGGACCGTTCCGCTCAGGGACCGTTCCGCTCAAGGCCCCGTTCCGCTCAAGGCCCCGTTCCACTCAAGGCCCCGTTCCACTCAAGGCCCCGTTCCACTCAAGGCCCCGTTCCACTCAAGGCCCCGTTCCACTCAGGTACGCGGAGACCACGACGTTCGCCGTGTAGGTGCGGCTCGTCTTGTCGAAGGTGCCGCCGCAGGTGACGAGGCGGAGTTCGGCGCGCCCCGACTGCCGTACGCCGTAGGCCTGTTGGGGGTCGAACTCGTCGCGGCCGATGACCCGGACGTCGTCCACGGTGAACTCGGCGATCCGGCCGTCGCTGCGGGCCACCCGGATCTTCTCGCCGACACCCAGCGCGCTCAGCTTGTAGAAGACGGCGGGCCGGGTCTCGGTGTCGACGTGCCCGACGAACAGCGCGGCACCCGTCGCCCCGGGCCGCGCACCGCCCGCGTACCAGCCGACGACGCCCGGCTGACCGTACGAGGGTGGTTCGATGGCCCCGTCCCGGTCGAGGCCGCGTGCCACGACCGGCGCCTGCACCCCCATCGAGGGGATGTCCAGCCGCTGTGGCCGGGCGCCCCTCAACGGCGCGGCGGCGGGCGGCAGTTCGGCCTGAGCCGGCCGCC from the Streptomyces sp. NBC_00310 genome contains:
- a CDS encoding glycosyltransferase family 2 protein, giving the protein MTSTPTGARHNHDPSETTRPKVPSHRTGAFRKLKKTLPRYDYEHYSRLAGPLTQPDPTKPYKVQYRSLISQEPHRLRVALMLAAAPLLSLVLLGWLLQQEHWTKRDYVEYAFLPALDLVMLVSIGLIEFFRCMNVLSNAHATLVARDPIPVVPETGTRVAFLTSFVPGKEPLEMVTKTLEAAVRLRHRGLLHVWLLDEGDDADVKAVCARLGVHHFSRKGIVKWNQPKGPHRAKTKHGNYNAWLDAHGDDYDFFASVDTDHIPLPNYLERMLGFFRDPNIGFVIGPQVYGNYDNFVTKAAESQQFLFHALIQRAGNKYGSPMFVGTSNAVRIKALKQIGGLYDSITEDMATGFEIHRHKNPATGKKWRSVYTPDVLAVGEGPSAWTDFFTQQMRWSRGTYETILKQYWKGWYSLPPSKLFNYTMMIIFYPMSALNWILAALSCALFLGLGASGVNIDPTVWLMLYGNASALQIGLYVWNRRHNVSPHEPEGSGGVAGMVMSALSAPLYAKALIDSALRRKSKFVVTPKGDSASPDRWFGTFRYHWYFIVIFGASITAGFVLGNAHPAMIIWATFAMMITALPIFVWRYMLRQDRKKAAAAAELQGSMVAPPEAAPAPFAPPHAPHAPHAPHAPQHKPSWAASGSGGGGSDQTMQIALGGLGGRKE
- a CDS encoding LysE family translocator, which produces MSVLQALVSFALVSALLVVMPGVDTALVIRNTVARGRLHGFITGVGVGVGAVMWGAAIAVGVGALLAASETAYTVFRIVGAAYMVWLGIGLWRSARAIGAAKEGDADLEPEAASLWRSFGRGMLNNLANPKVGVFYGATIPQFIPAGVSPALMGTALAAVNAVEAVIWYGLISLGAHGLRTWMRRRSVRRSVDATAGTVMIAFGIAMAVQS
- a CDS encoding kelch motif-containing protein, coding for MKDRAGRRRARRLAIGGAVVLALAGMNGPWVYRFSTEKYHDYKINRPEYKADNGHWKVVEFPEEYRQNTIHAALLHTGKILLIAGSGNDADNFDAKKFDTRVWDPVKQTIKRVPTPADLFCTGHTQLSNGNLLIAGGTKRYEKLKGDVTKAGGLMIIHNENPDKGMRIKAGTRFVGKANGKTFVLKDTVDIEKAVKTFDPDTGKFTGNKPGIARAYVEAERRGKKYETGTEDNYKVAGLKGEDARNTYGIAQKLALDKKDFQGIKDAYEFDPVAEKYIKVDPMNEARWYPTLTTLTDGTVLSLSGLDEIGQLVPGKNEIYDPETRKWTYTKGVQQFPTYPAISLMQNGKLFYSGANAGYGPDDIGRVPGVWDLKTNKFTRIPGMSDGKLLETAGTVLLPPAQDEKYMVIGGGGVGESERSSKKTRLIDLLADEPRFVDGPELARGTRYPQASILPDDTVLISGGSEDYRGRGDSNILQARLYDAKTGTMRRVADPLVGRNYHSGSILLPDGRVVFFGSDSLYSDKANTKPGEFEQRIEIYTPPYLFQDARPTLSGGPKTVARGGKATFGTRHGSSVRSARLIRPSASTHVTDVDQKSIEVDFEVTGDEITVTVPKNRNLVQSGWYMLFVTDDAGTPSEARWVKVP
- a CDS encoding homoserine O-succinyltransferase — encoded protein: MTLIVHTRIDAVDQLAEEGITVAVEPRAAGTTTPAVELAILNLMPDKPVTETQLLRLLSGAGLPVRVTFLRPRDHVSKSTPEAYLKEHYLTHEEVADRRFDALIVTGAAVELLPFEQVTYWDELRGIMDWAQENVTSAQYVCWGAQAALYHRYGIPKYELPAKLFGNFPHRLTDPSSPLLADFEPVVAVPQSRHTENLRADFEKTEELRILVESPESGVHIAVGRDGRELYVSGHPEYDPDTLLRQFRRDRTKGEDIALPVNYFPDDDPSAAPVENWREPGRILYRNWLRGLTRDGIPLAAIAAEKSGV
- a CDS encoding FAD/NAD(P)-binding protein gives rise to the protein MTTSLQRTRAAGTVGIIGLGSRGIGVLERLVTLAARPDWAGRRLVIEVVDPDGTGVGIHAVDQPDHLLLNTVCAQVSLFPEEATVGTAVGDQGPNLYEWVTARGLKVAEDGYALGAEGRPVRPDDYLPRRVLGEYLDWFLRRLLDRVPENVEIRLHRAAATSLTDGPDDSRQITLDTGETLRVDTVFLTTGHTPPAAPDPEAPGASRRIHEIYPPAEAFADVTAGQTVALGGTGLSAMDVLASLTLGRGGRYEAIDDGLRYLPSGREPRILLFSRTGIPFRARPATNRTGGPYEPVVLTHQALDRLRSARDDRALDLHGDLLPLIRTEMRIAFHRRGAALARGTDAEHTLTARLRTAADEGSLDAELGALDVEHAERFGHFDPQELLFPDSAEFDSADAYRKWYEERLRSDLVEARLGLEGSPTKAGLEVLRDLRDVVRYAVDFGGLDENSHDEFYGSFTATLNRSVTGPQLDRHDELLALLDAGIVSVPFGPAPRVEWDQAAWRISSTRLGTAHSAPADWLAYATSGQPDVEATGSPLLADLVASGRIRRHRPGARSSRGVDITADQHPVTADGLPDRKVRVLGPLCEGATFYNHYVPSPGGRNRALADADRCATAVLAELAAVTEPETPRSPAQ